In a single window of the Mus musculus strain C57BL/6J chromosome 6, GRCm38.p6 C57BL/6J genome:
- the Klra2 gene encoding killer cell lectin-like receptor 2 isoform X2: MVVAILPNFFMYVEYFEQRQFENSNDLFLFLKFFPFKQIICKEVSLVCEEIRVRVFGPLRKLIMSHPFPLQCSIRSRYLPKDGHFNFFFRNHLRPHFNTNRTLHTSKMSEQEVTYTTLRFHKSSGLQNPVRPEETQRPRDVGHRECSVPWKFIVIVLGILCFLLLVTVAVLVIHIFRDGQEKHEQEKTLNNLRQEYQVMKNDSSLMEEMLRNKSSECKALNDSLHYLNREQNRCLRKTKIVLDCSQNKEVP; this comes from the exons ATGGTGGTAGCAATTTTGCCTAACTTTTTCATGTATGTAGAATATTTTGAACAAAGGCAGTTTGAAAATAGTAATgacttattcttatttttaaagttctttccaTTTAAGCAGATTATATGCAAAGAGGTCTCACTTGTGTGTGAGGAAATCAGAGTCAGGGTGTTTGGACCACTAAGAAAATTAATCATGTCTCACCCATTCCCACTCCAATGCAGCATCAGATCCAGGTATCTTCCTAAAGATGGacattttaactttttctttagaAATCACTTGAGGCCACATTTTAATACAAATCGTACTTTACATACTTCCAAGATGAGTGAGCAGGAGGTCACTTAcacaactctgagatttcataAGTCTTCAGGGTTGCAGAACCCAGTGAGGCCTGAGGAGACTCAAAGGCCCAGAGATGTGGGCCACAGAG AGTGTTCAGTCCCCTGGAAGTTCATTGTGATAGTTCTTGGaatcctctgtttccttctgctgGTAACTGTGGCAGTGTTGGTGATACACA TTTTCCGGGATGGACAAGAGAAACATGAACAGGAGAAAACTCTAAATAACCTCCGTCAAGAGTACCAGGTCATGAAAAATGACAGCTCCTTAATGGAAGAAATGTTAAGAAATAAGTCTTCAGAGTGTAAGGCCCTCAATGATAGCCTGCACTACCTCAACAGAGAACAGAACAGATGCCTCAGGAAAACCAAGATTGTTTTAGATTGCTCACAGAACAAAG